Proteins from one Planctomyces sp. SH-PL62 genomic window:
- the nikR gene encoding nickel-responsive transcriptional regulator NikR, with translation MKESLVRFSVAIGGELLRKFDDYRERHRYANRSEAVRGLMRDALIDEAIDEGATDAMGVVTLIYDHHASRIAKRLTEIQHEHLEMVVTTTHVHLDSARCLEVILLRGRASLVHRLADALIGTKGVETGRLVLAAAAPVADGHPHSHGHDHPHPH, from the coding sequence GTGAAAGAAAGCCTGGTCCGTTTCAGCGTCGCCATCGGCGGCGAACTGCTCCGAAAATTCGACGACTACCGCGAACGTCATCGCTACGCCAACCGCAGCGAGGCCGTCCGCGGCCTCATGCGCGACGCCCTCATCGACGAGGCGATCGACGAGGGGGCGACCGACGCGATGGGGGTCGTCACCCTGATCTACGACCACCACGCCTCCCGGATCGCCAAGCGACTGACCGAAATCCAGCACGAACACCTGGAGATGGTCGTGACCACCACCCACGTCCACCTCGACTCCGCCCGTTGCCTCGAAGTGATCCTCCTCCGCGGCCGCGCCTCGCTCGTCCACCGCCTGGCCGACGCCCTCATCGGCACCAAGGGCGTCGAGACCGGCCGCCTCGTCCTCGCCGCCGCCGCCCCCGTCGCCGACGGCCACCCACATTCGCACGGGCACGACCACCCGCATCCGCATTGA